The following proteins are co-located in the Dyadobacter chenwenxiniae genome:
- a CDS encoding peptidylprolyl isomerase, with product MLKIQYNIALLALLAVSSCKTTAPPQQIVVTETPALLEIGNEKFSTEDYQDSYNKNKNASDSTRELTPEEYFNLYKDLKIKVLHAKSEGKDTTQDYKEEITSYREQLAKNHLVDKSLVEKLSTEAYNRLKQEVRASHILIGVSEDASPADTLEAYRAAVALRGRLEEGNDFGDLAAKFSKDPVASRTRGDLGYFTAFQTLYPIETAAYTLPVGKVSQPVRTKAGYHLVKVTDRRSNRGMVRIAHIMVQQDTAGTAAQKESAKARIDEAYSLLESGEDWEAVVESFSDDKQSRKNKGLLPMFGIGQMVPEIEDAAFALTKVNAYSKPVLTIYGWHIVRLAEKRALEPYSVMAPSLRKKVVTDSRGKILEQANARRLREKYKVQENAAEWNAVAALGDSTIKSGNWDYMRAVSTDWASAALFKIEEQSYDALSFLNYVKRKQQAKSKDASAAVVFRKYYNDYLTESLADYEKEHLEETNAEFRSVMSEIKEGVLLSQVMEEQVWGRSLTDSTGQKAFYDRNKERYNFPERALATIVSAKDTQTVNAIKRTLAQSPYKLERRSKEILFGANATEVENEQLDALTDVYIVMEKNPDYIVEIAGYRSPDESEITSANRIRNVVKYLNGRNIPILRIIEKDYGSFRQAAEADRNRRVSFQFYSQSKSDVEKIYNADKPDAVMIRDGYFTKENPLFTKFKWQTGEQTVTDNNMVFWTSVQKIDPARSKTFAEARGSVINDYQKELEKQLISRLQEKFPVKVNAQELEKIKR from the coding sequence ATGCTTAAAATACAATACAACATTGCCTTGCTTGCGCTGCTGGCTGTAAGCTCCTGTAAAACAACTGCTCCTCCTCAACAAATAGTAGTAACCGAAACGCCTGCATTACTGGAAATAGGAAATGAAAAATTTTCAACAGAGGATTATCAGGATTCATATAACAAAAACAAAAATGCTTCTGATTCAACGCGCGAATTAACTCCTGAGGAATATTTTAATTTATATAAAGACTTAAAAATCAAGGTTCTGCATGCCAAAAGCGAGGGGAAGGATACAACGCAAGACTATAAAGAAGAAATCACATCCTATCGCGAGCAGCTTGCTAAAAATCATCTGGTTGACAAGTCACTCGTCGAAAAGCTTTCCACTGAGGCCTATAACAGGCTAAAACAGGAAGTCAGGGCTTCCCATATCCTCATTGGCGTGTCGGAAGACGCTTCGCCTGCCGACACACTCGAAGCTTACCGGGCGGCAGTTGCGCTCCGGGGAAGATTGGAAGAAGGTAATGATTTCGGAGATCTGGCCGCTAAGTTTTCCAAGGATCCGGTTGCTTCCAGAACAAGAGGTGACCTGGGTTACTTCACTGCTTTTCAAACCCTGTACCCGATTGAAACCGCTGCCTACACATTGCCGGTCGGCAAAGTTTCTCAGCCTGTGCGCACGAAAGCGGGTTACCATCTGGTGAAGGTGACGGATCGTCGTTCAAACAGGGGAATGGTGCGGATTGCGCACATTATGGTGCAGCAGGATACCGCCGGAACTGCTGCACAAAAGGAATCTGCAAAAGCGCGGATTGATGAGGCATATAGTCTGCTCGAAAGTGGCGAAGACTGGGAGGCCGTAGTGGAAAGCTTCTCAGATGATAAGCAATCGAGGAAAAACAAGGGGCTACTCCCCATGTTCGGCATAGGACAAATGGTGCCCGAAATTGAAGACGCTGCTTTTGCTCTGACCAAAGTAAATGCGTATTCCAAACCTGTGCTGACGATTTACGGCTGGCACATTGTAAGGCTGGCTGAAAAACGCGCATTAGAACCTTACAGCGTTATGGCGCCCTCGCTGCGCAAAAAAGTTGTGACAGATTCAAGGGGGAAAATCCTGGAACAGGCAAACGCAAGACGGCTTCGGGAGAAATACAAGGTGCAGGAAAATGCAGCGGAGTGGAATGCCGTTGCGGCGCTGGGCGACAGCACCATTAAGTCCGGAAATTGGGATTATATGAGAGCCGTGTCAACAGATTGGGCCTCTGCTGCGTTATTTAAGATTGAGGAGCAATCATACGACGCACTAAGCTTTTTGAATTATGTAAAAAGAAAGCAGCAGGCCAAATCGAAAGACGCATCGGCAGCGGTTGTTTTTCGCAAATATTACAATGATTATCTGACCGAAAGTCTGGCAGATTACGAAAAGGAACATTTAGAGGAAACCAATGCCGAATTCCGCAGTGTAATGAGTGAGATCAAAGAAGGCGTGTTGCTTTCGCAGGTGATGGAAGAGCAGGTTTGGGGACGCTCTCTTACGGATTCGACGGGTCAGAAAGCATTTTATGACCGGAATAAAGAGCGTTATAACTTCCCTGAACGCGCTCTGGCCACGATCGTTTCCGCAAAGGACACGCAGACAGTCAATGCGATCAAGAGAACCTTGGCGCAAAGCCCATATAAGCTGGAAAGGAGATCGAAGGAAATTCTGTTTGGTGCCAACGCAACGGAAGTTGAGAATGAGCAACTTGATGCGCTAACGGACGTTTATATTGTAATGGAAAAGAATCCTGATTACATTGTAGAAATCGCAGGTTACAGATCGCCCGACGAAAGTGAGATTACATCCGCCAACCGGATTCGGAACGTGGTAAAATATTTAAATGGCAGGAACATCCCGATTTTGAGGATCATCGAAAAAGATTATGGATCATTCAGGCAGGCTGCTGAGGCGGACCGGAACCGGCGCGTGAGCTTCCAGTTTTACAGCCAGTCGAAAAGCGATGTCGAAAAAATTTACAATGCCGATAAGCCCGACGCCGTTATGATCCGGGATGGATATTTTACCAAAGAAAACCCTTTGTTTACCAAATTTAAATGGCAGACAGGCGAACAAACGGTGACGGATAACAATATGGTTTTCTGGACATCTGTACAAAAAATTGATCCTGCACGCAGCAAGACATTCGCCGAAGCAAGGGGCAGCGTGATTAATGATTACCAAAAAGAACTTGAAAAGCAACTGATAAGCCGGTTGCAGGAAAAATTCCCTGTAAAAGTGAACGCACAAGAATTAGAAAAAATTAAGCGTTAA
- the hemA gene encoding glutamyl-tRNA reductase, with translation MYNHFKSISLSHRNATLTIREQLALNEAEAKSMMLRLKDFFDVSDVLVVSTCNRTEIYYSASTDLNEEIIKMLLIQKGVSDLESFKGYFERFSEGQSAVQHLFQVATGLQSQVVGDMQIPNQIKHAYQWSADLNMAGPFLHRLLHTIFFANKRVAQETFFRDGAASISYAAVELLEGLMPNPKVLIVGLGEIGADVCRNLAQRETTEVTIVNRSRDKADKLAEELGFRVADFSDIEAEISGADIIVSSIVRDEPFFTKEMMVRLRGMSFKYFVDLSVPRSVSPEVEEIPGVMLYTIDSIRSKADEALHRRLEAVPQVREIIDEAVLEFNDWSKEMIVSPTIQKLKGALEQIRKEELTRFTKNLSDSELEKVERITTSMMQKILKLPVLQLKAACKRGEAETLIDVLNDLFNLEKQPEKH, from the coding sequence ATGTATAATCATTTCAAATCAATAAGTTTATCACATCGGAATGCAACTCTGACTATCAGGGAACAGCTTGCTTTGAATGAGGCGGAGGCGAAGAGTATGATGCTCAGGCTGAAAGATTTTTTCGATGTCTCTGATGTCCTTGTTGTCTCCACCTGCAACCGTACCGAAATATATTATTCTGCCTCAACTGATCTGAATGAGGAAATCATCAAAATGCTTCTGATTCAGAAAGGCGTTTCAGATCTGGAATCTTTCAAAGGTTATTTTGAGCGTTTTTCAGAAGGTCAAAGTGCAGTTCAGCATTTATTTCAGGTGGCCACGGGCTTGCAATCGCAGGTTGTGGGAGATATGCAAATTCCAAATCAGATCAAGCATGCATATCAATGGTCGGCTGACCTCAATATGGCCGGGCCATTTTTACACAGACTTTTACACACCATTTTCTTTGCCAATAAGCGCGTAGCGCAGGAGACTTTCTTCCGCGACGGAGCTGCATCTATTTCCTATGCAGCCGTTGAGTTGCTGGAAGGGTTAATGCCGAATCCGAAAGTACTGATTGTGGGGTTAGGGGAAATAGGGGCGGATGTTTGCCGTAATCTGGCTCAGAGAGAAACCACCGAGGTTACGATCGTTAACCGTTCAAGGGACAAAGCGGACAAACTGGCTGAGGAACTAGGTTTCCGTGTTGCCGATTTTTCCGACATTGAAGCAGAAATTTCGGGAGCGGACATCATCGTATCTTCGATTGTGCGCGACGAGCCTTTCTTTACCAAGGAAATGATGGTCCGTTTGCGCGGAATGTCCTTTAAATATTTTGTAGACCTTTCTGTGCCCCGCAGCGTTTCTCCCGAAGTGGAAGAAATTCCGGGCGTAATGCTTTATACCATAGATTCTATTCGTTCCAAAGCGGATGAAGCATTGCACCGTCGTTTGGAAGCCGTGCCGCAGGTTCGCGAGATCATTGATGAAGCGGTTCTTGAATTTAACGACTGGTCAAAAGAAATGATCGTTTCACCGACCATTCAGAAATTGAAAGGCGCTTTGGAACAGATCCGGAAAGAAGAGCTGACGCGTTTCACAAAGAATCTGTCAGATTCAGAACTGGAAAAGGTAGAGCGCATCACCACCAGCATGATGCAGAAGATCCTTAAACTTCCCGTGCTGCAATTGAAAGCAGCCTGCAAAAGAGGTGAAGCGGAAACGCTTATCGACGTTTTGAATGATCTGTTCAATCTCGAAAAACAACCGGAGAAACATTAA
- a CDS encoding LuxE/PaaK family acyltransferase: MELQNNKSQTEKRQALRRQILNLRSSDFERLALDIFRYQALYNPVYGQYIQHLNIKPEQVTRLTDIPFLPVQFFKHHIIRSCEPPATAVIFESSGTTGQQTSQHHLFDETLYKTVSNRIFQENFGDLNQFHILALLPSYLERNNSSLVYMMQHFIAESKSEISGFYLKNVDEMLKTLMFLANNPDGRKVLMLGVTFALLDLAESEYDLSFLSQIRDLTVMDTGGMKGRRQELLREEVHDILTAKLFVDKIYSEYGMTEMLSQGYSHGGGLLVPGFSMRILLRDINDPFAIYDHNINSSKTGGINVIDLANLDSCSFIETQDLGRFGEKEGSFYVMGRFDNSDIRGCNLMVI; this comes from the coding sequence TTGGAACTTCAAAACAACAAATCACAAACCGAAAAAAGGCAGGCGTTGCGCAGGCAGATCCTCAATTTAAGATCTTCTGATTTTGAACGCCTTGCACTGGATATTTTCCGCTATCAGGCACTTTATAACCCCGTTTATGGCCAGTATATCCAACACCTGAACATTAAACCGGAGCAGGTCACCCGCTTAACCGATATTCCTTTCCTGCCGGTCCAGTTTTTCAAACACCATATTATTAGAAGCTGCGAACCGCCAGCCACTGCTGTAATTTTTGAAAGCAGCGGAACGACCGGACAGCAGACAAGCCAGCACCATTTGTTCGATGAGACATTGTATAAAACCGTCTCAAACCGGATTTTCCAGGAAAATTTTGGTGACCTGAATCAGTTCCATATTCTGGCGCTGCTTCCATCATATCTTGAACGAAACAACTCTTCGCTCGTGTATATGATGCAGCATTTTATTGCTGAAAGCAAGTCGGAAATTTCAGGGTTTTATCTCAAAAATGTGGATGAAATGCTCAAAACGCTCATGTTTCTTGCCAACAACCCCGATGGCAGGAAGGTGCTTATGCTGGGCGTAACATTCGCGCTGCTGGACCTCGCCGAAAGCGAATATGATCTGTCCTTTTTAAGCCAAATCAGGGATCTTACGGTCATGGATACGGGCGGCATGAAAGGTCGCCGGCAGGAACTGTTACGAGAGGAAGTGCACGACATTCTCACAGCCAAACTTTTTGTTGATAAAATTTATTCAGAATATGGCATGACCGAAATGCTCTCACAGGGTTATTCCCACGGTGGCGGGCTGCTCGTTCCGGGGTTCTCCATGAGGATCTTACTGCGAGATATCAATGATCCGTTTGCCATTTATGATCACAACATCAACAGCTCTAAAACCGGTGGCATCAATGTGATCGACCTGGCGAACCTGGATAGCTGCTCATTTATTGAAACCCAGGACCTCGGCAGATTTGGGGAGAAAGAAGGGTCGTTCTATGTTATGGGCCGCTTTGATAATTCTGACATCCGTGGTTGCAATTTAATGGTAATCTAA
- a CDS encoding sensor histidine kinase, with product MISETPKQKPRFRLQPVAVLNSQRLRRSLMDTYNQKSFYKYIIGIILLLLSIGSLFYTDKLVEELEQREEREVQLYAEGMRYVFNSPFDENFNVVFQVIQDAVNFYQIPVIYVNENNIPNPNKNIQFPANAGPAERERVIQDKLADMKLEHPPIPVDLGRGRTGNIYYSNSFLLTQLRYYPFLQLSVMLLIGYLAYLAFSSARKAEQNRVWVGLAKETAHQLGTPLSSLMAWVEYFRSDASIDPSIAEEIEKDVIRLEMITTRFSNIGSVPTLKDEPVTEIVTNFISYLEKRVSSKVKFSVFNELADEQTALLNKNLFEWVIENVCKNAVDAMGGIGEINVTLQAPPNTKEIWIDIADTGKGMSKANMNKIFNPGFSTKKRGWGLGLTLAKRIIENYHSGKLFVKSSEIGKGTTFRISLNANIIE from the coding sequence ATGATTAGCGAAACTCCAAAGCAAAAGCCTCGTTTTCGTCTGCAGCCCGTAGCCGTTCTGAACAGTCAGCGCCTGCGCCGCTCGCTCATGGACACGTATAACCAGAAGAGCTTTTATAAATACATTATCGGCATCATCCTGCTTTTATTAAGCATTGGTTCGCTGTTTTATACCGACAAACTGGTGGAAGAACTCGAACAACGTGAAGAACGTGAGGTCCAGCTTTATGCAGAGGGAATGCGTTATGTGTTCAACAGCCCGTTCGACGAAAATTTCAATGTGGTTTTTCAGGTGATCCAGGATGCTGTCAACTTTTACCAGATTCCTGTGATCTATGTGAATGAAAATAACATCCCGAATCCCAATAAGAACATTCAATTTCCTGCCAACGCCGGTCCTGCCGAGCGCGAGAGGGTCATTCAGGACAAGCTGGCTGATATGAAACTCGAACATCCGCCTATTCCGGTTGATTTGGGAAGAGGACGCACAGGCAACATTTATTATAGCAACTCTTTCTTGCTCACGCAATTACGCTATTATCCGTTTTTGCAGCTTTCGGTAATGCTTCTGATAGGCTATCTCGCTTATTTGGCATTCAGCTCTGCGCGGAAAGCGGAACAGAACCGGGTTTGGGTTGGTTTGGCCAAAGAAACTGCGCACCAGTTAGGAACGCCACTGTCCTCATTGATGGCCTGGGTTGAATATTTCAGGAGCGATGCGAGCATTGATCCATCGATTGCCGAGGAAATAGAAAAGGACGTGATCCGGCTTGAAATGATCACCACGCGATTTTCCAACATTGGCTCTGTGCCAACATTGAAGGATGAACCGGTTACCGAGATTGTGACGAATTTTATCAGTTACCTCGAAAAGCGTGTTTCGTCCAAAGTCAAATTCTCTGTCTTTAATGAGCTTGCAGACGAACAGACCGCATTGCTCAATAAGAACCTTTTTGAATGGGTGATCGAAAACGTTTGTAAAAACGCTGTTGACGCAATGGGCGGGATAGGGGAAATCAATGTGACGCTTCAGGCGCCGCCGAATACAAAGGAAATCTGGATCGACATTGCGGACACAGGAAAAGGAATGAGCAAAGCCAATATGAATAAGATCTTTAATCCGGGATTCAGCACAAAAAAACGCGGCTGGGGATTGGGATTAACACTGGCAAAAAGGATTATTGAGAATTACCATTCCGGCAAGCTCTTTGTCAAAAGCTCCGAAATCGGTAAAGGAACGACGTTCAGGATTTCCTTGAACGCAAACATTATTGAATGA
- the gloA2 gene encoding SMU1112c/YaeR family gloxylase I-like metalloprotein, which translates to MQLLKAVHHIAIICSDYDKSKRFYTDILGFEIEREVFREERNSYKLDLSLNGQYIIELFSFPDPPKRPSRPESTGLRHIAFQVEDIELAIAQLRKKNIVTEAVRVDEFTGKKFTFFADPDDLPIELYEI; encoded by the coding sequence ATGCAACTACTTAAAGCCGTCCACCACATTGCGATCATTTGTTCGGATTACGACAAATCGAAGCGCTTTTACACTGATATTCTGGGTTTTGAAATTGAAAGGGAGGTGTTTCGGGAAGAAAGGAATTCCTATAAACTTGATCTTTCACTGAATGGGCAATACATTATTGAGCTGTTTTCCTTCCCCGATCCGCCTAAGCGTCCTTCCAGGCCCGAATCTACCGGTTTGCGGCACATTGCCTTTCAGGTTGAGGACATTGAACTGGCTATTGCGCAGTTGCGGAAGAAAAATATTGTTACGGAGGCCGTGAGGGTAGATGAATTTACCGGCAAAAAATTCACATTCTTTGCCGATCCTGATGACCTGCCAATTGAATTATATGAGATTTAA
- a CDS encoding acyltransferase family protein — translation MKEYIPAPKRVSSIDAYRGFVMFLMMAEVLRFGKVAEAFPGSAFWSFLDFHQSHVEWVGCSLHDMIQPSFSFLVGVALPYSIASRASQDQSTTVMWLHTFRRSLTLILLGIFLRSMHSEQTNFTFEDTLTQIGLGYPILFALGFTGERTQWGALGGILLAYGLAFALYSLPGPYFDWSETGNVANWEHNLKGFAAHWNKNTNIAWAFDRWFLNLFPRPEVFKFNGGGYSTLSFIPTLGTMILGLIAGKWLKSATSSTWLLKRLAITAAILVALALILNFTGVNPIVKRIWTPAWTLFSGGICMLFLAGFYFLADVNQQQKFFFPLIVIGTNSIVAYVMAETIVSFIDSSFRINVSQHYDMVFGQSYQPLVRGAIILLVEWAILYWLYVRKIFIRI, via the coding sequence TTGAAAGAGTATATACCCGCTCCGAAACGTGTTTCATCCATCGATGCTTACCGCGGATTCGTAATGTTCCTGATGATGGCCGAAGTGCTGCGATTTGGAAAAGTGGCAGAAGCCTTCCCCGGAAGTGCTTTTTGGTCATTTCTGGATTTTCACCAAAGTCATGTGGAATGGGTAGGCTGCTCATTGCATGACATGATCCAGCCATCCTTCTCGTTTCTCGTGGGCGTGGCCCTTCCCTACTCCATTGCCAGTCGCGCCAGCCAGGATCAAAGCACAACGGTCATGTGGCTGCACACATTCAGAAGATCGCTGACGTTGATCCTGCTCGGCATTTTCCTGCGTTCCATGCATAGTGAGCAAACCAATTTCACATTCGAAGACACATTAACACAGATAGGCCTGGGTTACCCAATCCTGTTCGCGCTGGGCTTCACGGGCGAACGCACGCAATGGGGTGCGCTGGGTGGAATTTTACTGGCGTATGGACTTGCGTTTGCATTGTACAGCCTGCCAGGACCTTATTTTGACTGGTCGGAAACGGGCAATGTTGCCAACTGGGAGCATAATCTGAAAGGCTTTGCGGCACATTGGAATAAGAATACGAACATTGCCTGGGCATTTGACCGTTGGTTCCTTAATTTATTTCCAAGACCGGAAGTATTCAAATTCAACGGAGGCGGATATAGCACATTGAGTTTTATTCCCACATTAGGGACAATGATTCTCGGGCTTATTGCCGGGAAATGGCTAAAATCGGCAACTTCGTCGACCTGGCTTCTCAAACGCCTCGCTATCACCGCCGCAATTCTTGTGGCGCTTGCCCTGATCCTGAATTTCACCGGCGTTAATCCGATTGTGAAAAGAATCTGGACGCCTGCCTGGACGTTGTTCAGCGGCGGGATCTGTATGTTGTTTCTTGCCGGATTTTACTTCCTTGCGGATGTCAATCAACAGCAAAAGTTCTTTTTCCCGCTGATTGTCATTGGCACGAATTCCATTGTGGCGTATGTCATGGCGGAAACCATTGTCAGTTTTATCGACAGTTCTTTCCGTATTAATGTGAGCCAGCATTATGACATGGTTTTTGGCCAGAGTTATCAGCCGCTGGTCCGTGGAGCCATTATATTGCTCGTGGAATGGGCCATCCTTTACTGGCTTTACGTGCGAAAGATATTTATCAGGATCTAA
- a CDS encoding GMC family oxidoreductase, with the protein MNLNIKAAKQTTYDAIVVGSGISGGWAAKELTEKGLKVVMLERGRDIKHITDYKTATLAPWEFEHRGRVTTIAKEQYWAGIRTGYTANEEWAYLFENDKENQYEETRKFDWIRAYHVGGRSLLWGRQSYRLNPMDFEANAKDGIAVDWPIRYKDIAPWYDYVEKFAGISGAKDGLDVLPDGNYLPPMQMNCVEKHVKGEVEKKFAGRHIIMGRAAHLTQPQAFHTELGRAACQFRNMCMRGCPYGAYFSTQSATLPAAQKTGNLTLVPDSIVSEVIYDDKAGKVTGVRVINQNTLETKEYYAKIVFLNASAIASASILMNSKSKRFPNGLGNESDQLGRNIMDHHLAVGARADVDGFEDKYYFGRRANGIYIPRYRNWGDDKRDYIRGFGYQGGASRESWGRGVGTDGFGADFKKSISEPGGWNMNIQGFGEMIADEKNRFTLHPTKKDKWGLPLVVFDAAYGENEKKMRVDMMNDAAEMLEAAGLKNVTPYIDDSKHPGIGIHEMGTARMGNDPKTSVLNKNNQVWGAENVYVTDGAFMTSASCVNPSLTYMAMTARAADHAVKELKKMNV; encoded by the coding sequence ATGAATTTAAACATAAAAGCAGCGAAACAAACCACCTATGACGCAATCGTGGTTGGATCGGGAATCAGCGGCGGCTGGGCAGCTAAGGAATTGACAGAAAAGGGCTTAAAAGTGGTTATGCTTGAAAGGGGCCGCGACATTAAGCACATTACCGATTACAAAACAGCAACTTTGGCTCCCTGGGAATTTGAACACAGAGGCCGCGTTACTACCATTGCAAAAGAGCAATACTGGGCCGGGATCAGGACAGGTTATACGGCCAATGAAGAGTGGGCCTACCTGTTTGAGAACGATAAAGAAAATCAGTACGAAGAAACCCGCAAGTTTGACTGGATCCGCGCCTATCACGTAGGCGGACGTTCCCTGCTGTGGGGACGCCAGAGCTATCGCCTCAACCCCATGGATTTTGAAGCGAATGCCAAGGACGGCATTGCCGTTGACTGGCCCATCCGTTACAAAGACATTGCGCCCTGGTACGACTACGTGGAGAAGTTTGCAGGCATCAGCGGTGCGAAGGACGGCTTGGATGTGTTGCCAGATGGCAATTACCTGCCCCCAATGCAAATGAACTGTGTTGAAAAACACGTTAAAGGCGAAGTAGAGAAAAAATTTGCAGGCCGTCACATTATTATGGGACGTGCTGCCCACCTTACGCAACCACAAGCTTTCCACACAGAATTGGGACGTGCTGCTTGTCAGTTCCGGAACATGTGTATGCGCGGATGCCCTTATGGAGCTTATTTCAGCACACAGTCAGCTACGCTTCCTGCTGCACAGAAAACGGGTAATCTTACATTGGTGCCTGATTCCATCGTTTCAGAAGTTATTTACGACGACAAAGCCGGCAAAGTGACCGGTGTGCGCGTGATCAATCAGAACACATTGGAAACGAAAGAATATTATGCAAAAATCGTTTTCCTGAATGCTTCGGCCATTGCTTCGGCTTCTATTCTGATGAACTCCAAGTCGAAACGCTTCCCGAACGGTTTGGGTAATGAAAGCGATCAGTTGGGACGCAACATTATGGACCACCATTTGGCGGTAGGCGCCAGAGCAGATGTGGATGGATTTGAAGACAAATATTACTTCGGAAGACGTGCGAACGGGATCTATATTCCCCGTTACCGCAACTGGGGCGACGACAAACGCGATTATATCCGCGGGTTCGGTTACCAGGGAGGAGCAAGCCGTGAAAGCTGGGGACGCGGCGTAGGAACGGACGGTTTTGGTGCAGACTTCAAAAAGTCGATTTCTGAGCCAGGCGGTTGGAATATGAACATTCAAGGCTTTGGTGAGATGATCGCGGATGAGAAAAACCGGTTCACATTGCACCCAACAAAAAAAGATAAATGGGGGCTTCCACTCGTTGTTTTTGACGCAGCTTATGGCGAAAACGAAAAGAAAATGCGTGTGGATATGATGAACGACGCAGCAGAAATGCTGGAAGCGGCAGGGCTGAAGAACGTAACGCCGTATATCGACGACTCAAAGCACCCAGGCATTGGCATTCATGAAATGGGGACAGCCAGAATGGGCAATGATCCGAAAACCTCTGTTTTGAACAAAAACAACCAGGTTTGGGGTGCAGAGAATGTGTATGTTACAGATGGCGCATTTATGACTTCCGCATCTTGTGTAAATCCATCGCTCACGTACATGGCAATGACGGCCCGTGCAGCTGACCATGCTGTTAAGGAGCTTAAAAAAATGAATGTTTAG
- a CDS encoding gluconate 2-dehydrogenase subunit 3 family protein: protein MKRRDALGRVALLMGGALSAPTMLAFLEGCKKASDTATGITFPFTPERQALIAEVTEIIIPKTDTPGAKDAKVGEFIEKMMKDCYSEPEQESFNKGLEELEKKDFMKSTPQEQTKILTEMEKASKADLAKADTEKKKYTEAGKEYTDAPVPFFRLLKELTLLGYFTSEQGATQALEYVPVPGRYDGCVDYKPGQKAWAL from the coding sequence ATGAAAAGACGTGATGCCCTTGGTCGTGTGGCACTTTTAATGGGTGGTGCACTCTCAGCCCCCACGATGCTGGCGTTTCTGGAAGGCTGCAAGAAAGCCTCGGATACCGCCACCGGAATTACATTTCCGTTCACACCGGAACGGCAGGCGCTGATTGCAGAGGTCACTGAGATCATCATTCCAAAAACAGACACGCCGGGAGCGAAGGATGCGAAAGTGGGTGAGTTTATTGAAAAGATGATGAAGGATTGCTATTCCGAGCCTGAACAAGAAAGTTTCAACAAAGGTTTGGAAGAGTTGGAAAAGAAAGATTTCATGAAATCCACTCCACAGGAACAAACCAAGATCCTGACCGAAATGGAAAAAGCATCCAAAGCCGATCTGGCCAAAGCAGACACCGAAAAGAAGAAATACACCGAAGCCGGAAAAGAATATACCGACGCACCTGTGCCATTCTTCCGCCTGCTGAAAGAATTGACCCTTTTGGGTTATTTCACTTCGGAGCAAGGAGCCACACAAGCACTTGAATATGTGCCGGTTCCAGGCCGTTATGACGGTTGCGTCGATTACAAGCCTGGACAAAAAGCTTGGGCTCTATAA